The Vicinamibacteria bacterium DNA window GCAGGGCATCGCCCCCAGCGCCTACGAGTTCGAGATGCTCTACGGCATCCAACGTCGCCTTCAGCAAGCGCTGGTCGGCAAGGGTCAGCGGTTGCGGGTGCTCATCTGCTACGGCGAGTACTGGTTCCCCTGGTACATGCGCCGCTTGGCGGAGCGCCCCGCCAACCTTTTGTTCCTCGTAAAGAGCGTCCTGTCCGGCTGACCCTCCAGCGCCTGCGCGAGCCTCCCCCGCCCGCCAAAGGCCGCTCGTGCGCGATTTGTGCCCTCGAGCGCAGTCCCGGGGGAGCCAAGCTCTTATTTCGCGCGCGGGTTCGTGTGACCCTGCCGAGCGTCTGATCCCGTCACAAGGGCTGCGCGCAGCATAGAGACCGCGGTGTAGAGGACGACCAAAATCACCAAACCGCGAACGTAGTCGAGGGGGAGCGACGTCACAATAAAGGCAGCGAAGAGGACGGCCGGCACGCCGCCCAACGCCAGCCCCTGGGATGCCTGCAGGTCGGCGCTCTTCGCGCGCAGAAAGCGTGCGCTGCTCGCCGGCATCAGAAATGCGCACGAGCCCATCATTATCGGGAAGGCCCCTTTGGGCGACATGCCGAGCAGGCTGATCAGGATCAGGCACGGCGCGTAGAGGCCAATCCCGAGCGACATCAGAGCCCCCAAGACGAAATTGGCCACCACTCCGAGCCACAACCGGACGCCGGATAGGCCGAGCGTGTCACCGCCGGAGGGGAAGATCTTGAGCTGGGTCAGCAGCATCAGCGTCGCAGCCGCGAGGAGCGCGATGCCCATGCCTATTCGGACCCTGTAGGCCGACCAGCCCGCTACGACCCCTGCCCCCAACCAGGCGCCCAGACATGCAGCCACGATCATCGCGAACAGGGTCGTCGGGTCGACGTCGACAATTGCGATGTAGATGAAAGCCTGAGCGATGGTCGGCAGCGTATGTCCGACGTTCAAGGTGCCGGGGATCAGGCGGTCCTCCACGAGGCTCCAAGAGCGAAAGAGCGATGCCGTTGTCGCGAACGAGCCGATGCCGAGCGTGTCAAAGAAGTTGGTCACGAAACCGATGGCGGTCTGGAGCGGGGTGGGCCAAACCGCCTTTGGTGTCTGCTCGCGCAACGCAGACCAGCCTCGGAGGGCGTAGAAGATCGTGACGCCTCCAAGTCCTACGAACAAGACATTCCGAAAGCTCACATCGGACCACCCTTCGCGCACGTTGG harbors:
- a CDS encoding sulfite exporter TauE/SafE family protein, with protein sequence MSFRNVLFVGLGGVTIFYALRGWSALREQTPKAVWPTPLQTAIGFVTNFFDTLGIGSFATTASLFRSWSLVEDRLIPGTLNVGHTLPTIAQAFIYIAIVDVDPTTLFAMIVAACLGAWLGAGVVAGWSAYRVRIGMGIALLAAATLMLLTQLKIFPSGGDTLGLSGVRLWLGVVANFVLGALMSLGIGLYAPCLILISLLGMSPKGAFPIMMGSCAFLMPASSARFLRAKSADLQASQGLALGGVPAVLFAAFIVTSLPLDYVRGLVILVVLYTAVSMLRAALVTGSDARQGHTNPRAK